One genomic segment of Streptomyces liangshanensis includes these proteins:
- a CDS encoding FAD-dependent oxidoreductase, which translates to MVHHIVVGGGVMGSSAAWHLAARGEQVTLLEQFGPGHDRGSSHGSSRIFRLAYADPFYVSLAVRALPLWRRLEAETGRRVLELTGAVDHGPAAATSALHDVLRAAGRPAELLTPAQAAERWPGLLADTTALFHPEAGRVHADRAVAAFQQAARQHGAHIRHGVKVTRLSVRGGRAEIVTADERTFTADSVVVAVGGWAPGRLSGLLPGLPAMRVTQEQPAHFPAADALDWPSFIHHPGAGLADEGGIYGLGSDDGVKVGFHGVGPVVDPDHRDRTVAPRALAEVQRYAERWLPGVDPTAPVASTCLYTTTPDHHFVVDRAGPLTVLAGFSGHGFKFAPVIGELAADLVGGAPARGPFALGPPRAA; encoded by the coding sequence GTGGTCCATCACATCGTCGTCGGAGGAGGGGTCATGGGCTCCTCGGCCGCCTGGCACCTGGCCGCACGGGGCGAACAGGTCACGCTCCTGGAGCAGTTCGGGCCCGGCCACGACCGGGGCAGCTCGCACGGCAGCTCGCGGATCTTCCGGCTGGCCTACGCCGACCCGTTCTACGTCTCCCTCGCGGTACGGGCGCTGCCGCTGTGGCGGCGCCTCGAAGCGGAGACCGGGCGGCGGGTGCTGGAGCTGACCGGCGCGGTCGACCACGGACCCGCCGCCGCGACCTCCGCGCTCCACGACGTCCTGCGCGCGGCGGGCCGGCCGGCGGAGCTCCTCACCCCGGCGCAGGCCGCCGAGCGGTGGCCCGGGCTGCTCGCCGACACCACCGCGCTGTTCCATCCCGAGGCCGGCCGGGTGCACGCGGACCGCGCGGTCGCGGCGTTCCAGCAGGCCGCCCGGCAGCACGGCGCGCACATCCGGCACGGCGTGAAGGTGACCCGGCTGTCGGTACGCGGGGGGCGCGCCGAGATCGTGACCGCCGACGAGCGGACGTTCACCGCCGACTCGGTGGTCGTCGCGGTCGGGGGGTGGGCGCCGGGGCGGCTGTCGGGGCTCCTGCCCGGTCTGCCGGCGATGCGGGTCACCCAGGAGCAGCCCGCGCACTTCCCGGCGGCCGACGCGCTCGACTGGCCGAGCTTCATCCACCACCCGGGCGCCGGGCTCGCGGACGAGGGCGGGATCTACGGACTCGGCAGCGACGACGGGGTCAAGGTCGGCTTCCACGGGGTCGGGCCCGTCGTGGACCCGGACCACCGGGACCGTACCGTCGCCCCCCGGGCCCTCGCCGAGGTCCAGCGGTACGCCGAGCGGTGGCTGCCGGGGGTGGACCCTACGGCCCCGGTGGCGAGCACGTGCCTGTACACCACGACGCCGGACCACCACTTCGTCGTGGACCGGGCGGGACCGCTGACCGTGCTGGCCGGCTTCTCCGGGCACGGCTTCAAGTTCGCCCCGGTCATCGGGGAGTTGGCGGCCGACCTCGTGGGCGGCGCCCCGGCCCGCGGCCCGTTCGCGCTCGGCCCGCCACGCGCCGCCTGA
- a CDS encoding MMPL family transporter, translated as MVGAWLLALVVLLGISQSLGSQYNESVSLPGTDSQAAVSLLKKSFPSASGENDQVVVEARNGTTVRSASVKDPVTAALVKVAAVPGVESVISPYGKAGAGQISQDGTVAFARVTWSKVAADVTTDDARHLIDAAKTADGPDVRISLGGQSISKEEGSGPGLSIVVGVVAALVILLIVFGGALFSSLMPLITAIVALFIGHAIISLLSHALDTPSVSSDLAILIGLGVGIDYGLFIISRHRSAVKSGVGYLEAAEEAVNTSGRTVLFAGITVCIALLGQFALGVDFLYGLSAASAITVALTMATSLTFLPAMLGFLGEKVLSRRERAALAEHGPLSTDATGFWLRWARFIEVRRWFVAVVSLAVVVVIALPLFSLRLGSSGAAADPTSSTTHQAFNALARGFGPGFNGPFQLVSAVSSADDKKAFARFLADAAHTPGVARVTPPVTSPNGEAVLAILYPTTAPGDKATVTLVSTVRHLGPKAEGPGHPAVHVGGATPTNIDFSHVLSDKLPLFIAVVVILAFLLLVAVFRSLLIPFVAAVMNLLSVGAALGALTAVFTWGWGSSALGLPTTGPIDAFIPVLLFSVLFGLSMDYEVYLVSRMQEEWHHQRRTARGDADALKAGAVRHNHEAVSLGQAKSGRIIAAAASIMILVFGSFLIGDSFVLKEFGFGLGFAVLVDALIIRGLLVPALMHLSGPVTWALPARLGRVIPNLSVESRSDNGRP; from the coding sequence GTGGTGGGGGCCTGGCTGCTGGCCCTGGTGGTCCTGCTCGGGATCAGCCAGTCGCTCGGCAGCCAGTACAACGAGAGCGTCAGCCTGCCGGGTACGGACTCGCAGGCAGCGGTGTCGCTCCTGAAGAAGAGCTTCCCGTCGGCGTCCGGCGAGAACGACCAGGTGGTCGTCGAGGCGCGCAACGGGACCACCGTGCGCTCCGCCTCGGTCAAGGACCCGGTCACCGCCGCGCTCGTCAAGGTGGCCGCCGTCCCCGGCGTGGAGTCGGTCATCAGCCCGTACGGCAAGGCCGGCGCGGGGCAGATCAGCCAGGACGGCACCGTGGCGTTCGCCCGGGTGACCTGGTCGAAGGTGGCCGCGGACGTCACCACGGACGACGCCAGGCACCTGATCGACGCGGCGAAGACCGCCGACGGCCCCGACGTCCGTATCTCGCTCGGCGGCCAGTCCATCTCCAAGGAGGAGGGGTCGGGTCCCGGCCTGTCCATCGTGGTGGGTGTGGTCGCCGCGCTGGTGATCCTGCTGATCGTCTTCGGCGGCGCGCTCTTCTCCTCGCTGATGCCGCTGATCACCGCGATCGTCGCGCTGTTCATCGGCCACGCGATCATCAGCCTGCTGTCCCACGCGCTGGACACCCCCAGCGTCTCCAGCGACCTCGCGATCCTCATCGGCCTCGGCGTGGGCATCGACTACGGCCTGTTCATCATCAGCAGGCACCGCAGCGCGGTGAAGTCCGGAGTCGGCTACCTGGAGGCGGCCGAGGAGGCCGTCAACACCTCCGGGCGTACGGTCCTCTTCGCGGGCATCACGGTGTGCATCGCGCTGCTCGGCCAGTTCGCGCTGGGGGTCGACTTCCTGTACGGGCTCTCCGCCGCCTCCGCGATCACGGTCGCCCTGACCATGGCGACGTCGCTCACGTTCCTGCCCGCCATGCTCGGGTTCCTCGGCGAGAAGGTCCTCTCCCGCCGGGAGCGGGCCGCTCTCGCGGAGCACGGTCCCCTCTCCACGGACGCCACCGGCTTCTGGCTGCGGTGGGCGAGGTTCATCGAGGTGCGCCGGTGGTTCGTGGCCGTGGTCTCCCTGGCCGTGGTGGTGGTGATCGCGCTGCCCCTGTTCAGCCTCCGCCTCGGCTCGTCCGGCGCCGCCGCCGATCCGACCTCGTCCACCACGCACCAGGCGTTCAACGCCCTCGCGCGGGGGTTCGGCCCCGGGTTCAACGGACCGTTCCAGCTCGTCAGCGCGGTGTCGTCGGCGGACGACAAGAAGGCGTTCGCCCGCTTCCTGGCCGACGCCGCCCACACCCCGGGAGTCGCCCGGGTGACGCCGCCGGTGACCTCCCCGAACGGCGAGGCCGTCCTCGCGATCCTCTACCCGACCACGGCACCGGGGGACAAGGCGACCGTCACGCTCGTCTCCACCGTCCGGCACCTGGGGCCGAAGGCGGAGGGCCCCGGCCACCCCGCCGTCCACGTCGGCGGCGCCACGCCCACCAACATCGACTTCTCGCACGTACTGAGCGACAAACTGCCCCTGTTCATCGCCGTGGTCGTCATCCTCGCGTTCCTCCTCCTGGTGGCGGTCTTCCGCAGCCTGCTGATCCCGTTCGTGGCCGCCGTCATGAACCTCCTCTCCGTCGGGGCCGCGCTCGGCGCCCTGACCGCGGTGTTCACCTGGGGCTGGGGCAGTTCGGCCCTCGGCCTGCCGACCACCGGACCCATCGACGCCTTCATCCCGGTCCTGCTGTTCTCGGTGCTGTTCGGGCTCTCGATGGACTACGAGGTCTATCTGGTGAGCCGGATGCAGGAGGAGTGGCACCATCAGCGCCGCACCGCGCGCGGCGACGCGGACGCGCTGAAGGCCGGCGCGGTGCGCCACAACCACGAGGCGGTGAGCCTCGGCCAGGCCAAGAGCGGACGGATCATCGCGGCGGCGGCCAGCATCATGATCCTGGTCTTCGGCTCCTTCCTCATCGGCGACAGCTTCGTCCTCAAGGAGTTCGGCTTCGGCCTCGGCTTCGCGGTCCTGGTGGACGCCCTGATCATCCGCGGCCTCCTGGTCCCCGCCCTCATGCACCTGTCCGGCCCCGTCACCTGGGCCCTCCCGGCCCGCCTCGGCCGCGTCATCCCCAACCTCTCCGTGGAGAGCAGGTCGGACAACGGCCGCCCGTGA
- a CDS encoding putative leader peptide yields the protein MGARHPGGRDRRMPHHGGSFELGVARRHVDLLRVSSALCTGTSPAR from the coding sequence ATGGGCGCGCGACACCCCGGTGGACGCGACCGCCGCATGCCGCACCACGGCGGTTCCTTCGAACTCGGCGTCGCCCGGCGCCACGTCGACCTGCTGCGCGTGAGCAGCGCGCTGTGTACGGGGACGTCCCCGGCCCGCTGA
- a CDS encoding TetR/AcrR family transcriptional regulator, translating to MPLAHRTRRAGGARRIAVLGSVIDVLAERGYENTRFADVSAASGVAISTLQNYFGSREDMMIEAMRRYTDQEVLALNSVVEAERDPWNLLVALVDRSLANSESTRRVLVEFWRAAMRDEELREYSVELQTRYREPFVDAMVAGQEQGIFELAHSPDDAVDFLLMAGIGFMIPQILHHPTPSPESFRRVLLSQIAVMVGRKA from the coding sequence ATGCCTCTTGCACACCGTACGCGCAGAGCCGGCGGGGCCAGGCGGATCGCGGTTCTGGGTTCGGTGATCGACGTCCTCGCGGAGCGGGGGTACGAGAACACGCGATTCGCGGATGTGTCGGCGGCGAGCGGTGTGGCGATCAGCACCCTCCAGAATTACTTCGGGTCCCGCGAGGACATGATGATCGAGGCGATGCGGCGCTACACCGACCAGGAAGTCCTGGCGCTCAACAGCGTGGTGGAAGCGGAACGGGATCCCTGGAATCTCCTCGTCGCGCTCGTCGACCGGAGCCTGGCCAACTCGGAAAGTACCCGCCGCGTGCTCGTCGAATTCTGGCGGGCGGCCATGCGCGACGAGGAATTGCGCGAATACAGCGTGGAACTCCAGACGCGTTACCGCGAGCCCTTTGTCGACGCGATGGTCGCGGGGCAGGAGCAGGGCATCTTCGAGCTCGCGCACAGTCCCGACGACGCCGTCGACTTCCTCCTCATGGCCGGCATCGGTTTCATGATTCCGCAGATCCTGCACCACCCCACCCCGTCCCCGGAGTCGTTCCGGCGCGTACTGCTGTCCCAGATCGCGGTGATGGTCGGCCGGAAGGCCTGA
- a CDS encoding LLM class flavin-dependent oxidoreductase, protein MTDHDEGLPHLHLALEADGDGAHPAAWRHSGRPPGAVLTARALRDVVAAAEDAGFGLVTFADSPLPPAATPGAGPAGRVEAGTRAAHVSVLTDRIGLAPVLHVATTEPFHLATQLASLDHASRGRAGWVVGAAAGEADLATVGGTALPAGGLLRETADVIDTARALWDSWEDDAVVKDAATGRFLDSDKVHPIDFEGASFTVKGPLITPRPPQGQVVVLVPDALEADSRADVVLVSRPDPAAVTARAATARESGAPLVFAEVEVVLDAGTPAAERLAALDASAPWPESGRLRHVGSPEALAALLRELAGSVDGVRLHPAVLAVDLPVLTGHVLPELAAAGLWRAPRPGATLRDTLGLPRPANRFAAPATAHA, encoded by the coding sequence ATGACCGACCACGACGAAGGTCTTCCCCACCTGCACCTGGCACTGGAGGCCGACGGCGACGGCGCCCACCCCGCCGCCTGGCGCCACTCGGGGCGCCCGCCGGGCGCCGTCCTGACCGCCCGCGCGCTACGGGACGTGGTGGCCGCGGCCGAGGACGCGGGCTTCGGCCTCGTCACCTTCGCCGACTCCCCGCTGCCGCCGGCCGCGACGCCCGGCGCGGGTCCGGCCGGACGCGTCGAGGCCGGAACCAGGGCCGCCCACGTCTCCGTCCTCACCGACCGGATCGGCCTCGCGCCCGTCCTGCACGTCGCCACCACCGAACCGTTCCACCTCGCCACCCAGTTGGCGAGCCTGGACCACGCCTCGCGCGGACGGGCCGGCTGGGTCGTCGGCGCGGCGGCCGGCGAGGCCGACCTCGCCACCGTCGGAGGAACGGCGCTCCCGGCCGGCGGCCTGCTCCGGGAGACCGCCGACGTCATCGACACCGCCCGCGCCCTGTGGGACTCGTGGGAGGACGACGCGGTCGTCAAGGACGCCGCGACCGGCCGCTTCCTGGACTCGGACAAGGTCCACCCCATCGACTTCGAGGGCGCGTCCTTCACCGTCAAGGGCCCCCTGATCACCCCGCGCCCGCCCCAGGGCCAGGTCGTCGTCCTGGTGCCCGACGCGCTGGAGGCCGACTCCCGCGCCGACGTGGTCCTCGTGTCCCGCCCCGACCCCGCCGCCGTCACGGCCCGTGCCGCCACGGCCAGGGAGTCCGGCGCCCCGCTGGTGTTCGCCGAGGTGGAGGTGGTCCTCGACGCGGGCACCCCGGCCGCCGAGCGGCTCGCCGCGCTGGACGCCTCCGCTCCCTGGCCGGAGTCCGGGCGGCTGCGCCACGTCGGCTCCCCGGAGGCCCTCGCCGCCCTGCTGCGCGAACTCGCCGGGTCGGTCGACGGGGTCCGGCTGCACCCCGCCGTCCTCGCCGTCGACCTGCCGGTCCTGACCGGGCACGTCCTGCCGGAACTGGCCGCCGCGGGGCTGTGGCGGGCGCCCCGGCCCGGCGCCACCCTGCGCGACACGCTCGGCCTGCCCCGTCCCGCCAACCGGTTCGCCGCCCCGGCGACCGCACACGCCTGA
- a CDS encoding AAA family ATPase — MPGPGDGGRERDEVGYGDLFEDGSDDALVGRAGELDRIRAFLASADRGRALLLSGQAGVGKTALLGAVAKAAAASGTRVLHAAGVEFEADVSYSGLNQVLFPLADTFGELRDTHRDALRVALGFGGGPPPDRLVVSSATLMLLRQVSAAEPYLLVVDDLPWIDRASAAVLGFVARRLAGSAVGFLGAMRSGSESFFNGGGIPEYEVPPLDATSSRALLDARFPHLAERVRQRLLVESEGNPLALMELPAVLTGQQRAALENLPAVLPLGGRLQALFVSRVSRLPPAARWLLLLATTDGTGDLGVLRAAAREAGHLTDLDDLAPAERDRLVHVDEGTRRLVFRHPLIRSSVVAASTSAERRAAHRALARVARHPERRAWHLGEASVEPDEEVAALLERAAHRITARGDAVGAVAALIRAADLSPLGADRARRLAEAAYIGADATGELRGASELLDHARRADPDHVGSLHSAAAAVYLVINGDGDIDTAHRLLVGAVESGAHGYDATDHALVDAVHLLVLLCFFSGRAEPWEPLYAAMARLRPEPPTLLSVVAKTFSDPARSGIGALAELESLLGGLPEETDPGRIVRLGTASLYADRLGDVREASWKVVLQGRDGGPVRRHLGALMHLCLDDYLTGRWDECVELAEEGIQLCEDSGYAFFTWYFWYCRAVVAGPRGDSGTADPLTERIVRWATPRGVGAALHYARQVRTVVDLGRGDFESAYRNATAISPAGTFASHVPHALWVAMDLVEAAVRTGRHPEAAAHVAAMREADLAALSPRLALLAGGAEALCAADHAEAARLFERALALPGVERLPFDRARVRLAYGERLRRARATTEARGPLSEAYETFTLLGARPWAERASKELRATGWAAPGTAVDGKALTPQEREIAHLAASGLSNKQIAERLYLSHRTVGAHLYQIFPKLGIGSRAALRDALAALEE; from the coding sequence ATGCCCGGCCCGGGGGACGGCGGACGGGAGCGTGACGAGGTGGGGTACGGCGACCTCTTCGAGGACGGCTCCGACGACGCCCTGGTCGGGCGGGCCGGGGAACTGGACCGCATCCGCGCGTTCCTCGCCTCCGCCGACCGCGGCCGGGCGCTGCTGCTGTCCGGGCAGGCGGGCGTGGGTAAGACGGCCCTGCTCGGCGCGGTGGCGAAGGCCGCGGCCGCGAGCGGCACCCGGGTCCTGCACGCGGCTGGCGTCGAGTTCGAGGCGGACGTCAGCTACTCGGGGCTGAACCAGGTGCTCTTCCCGCTCGCCGACACGTTCGGCGAGTTGCGGGACACGCACCGGGACGCCCTGCGCGTGGCGCTGGGCTTCGGCGGCGGGCCGCCGCCGGACCGGCTGGTGGTGTCGAGCGCGACGTTGATGCTGCTGCGGCAGGTCTCGGCGGCGGAGCCGTATCTCCTCGTCGTGGACGACCTGCCCTGGATCGACCGGGCCAGCGCCGCCGTCCTGGGCTTTGTGGCCCGCCGCCTCGCGGGCAGTGCCGTCGGCTTCCTCGGCGCGATGCGCTCGGGGAGCGAGAGCTTCTTCAACGGCGGCGGGATACCGGAGTACGAGGTGCCGCCCCTGGACGCCACCTCGTCGCGGGCCCTCCTCGACGCACGCTTCCCCCATCTCGCCGAGCGGGTCCGGCAGCGCCTCCTGGTGGAGTCCGAGGGGAACCCGCTGGCCCTCATGGAGCTGCCGGCGGTGCTGACCGGGCAGCAGCGCGCGGCGCTGGAGAACCTTCCGGCTGTCCTGCCGCTCGGCGGGCGGCTCCAGGCGCTGTTCGTCTCCCGGGTGTCCCGGCTGCCGCCCGCCGCCCGGTGGCTGCTGCTCCTCGCCACGACGGACGGGACCGGGGACCTCGGGGTCCTCCGGGCGGCGGCCCGGGAGGCCGGGCACCTCACGGACCTCGACGACCTCGCCCCCGCCGAGCGGGACCGGCTGGTGCACGTCGACGAGGGCACGCGGCGGCTCGTCTTCCGGCACCCCCTGATCCGGTCCTCGGTCGTGGCCGCCTCCACGAGCGCCGAGCGCCGCGCCGCCCATCGCGCCCTGGCCCGGGTGGCGCGGCATCCCGAGCGCCGCGCCTGGCATCTCGGGGAGGCGTCCGTCGAGCCGGACGAGGAGGTGGCCGCGCTGCTGGAGCGGGCCGCCCACCGCATCACCGCGCGGGGGGACGCGGTGGGGGCGGTGGCCGCGCTGATCCGGGCCGCGGACCTGAGCCCCCTCGGCGCGGACCGGGCCCGGCGGCTGGCGGAGGCGGCGTACATCGGCGCCGACGCCACGGGGGAACTGCGGGGCGCGTCGGAGCTGCTGGACCACGCGCGGCGGGCGGACCCGGACCACGTGGGTTCGCTGCACTCCGCCGCTGCCGCCGTCTACCTGGTCATCAACGGGGACGGCGACATCGACACGGCCCACCGCCTGCTGGTGGGCGCCGTCGAGTCCGGCGCGCACGGGTACGACGCCACGGACCACGCCCTGGTCGACGCGGTGCACCTGCTGGTGCTCCTGTGCTTCTTCAGCGGTCGTGCCGAGCCGTGGGAACCGCTCTACGCGGCGATGGCGCGCCTGCGGCCGGAACCGCCCACCCTGTTGTCCGTGGTCGCCAAGACCTTCTCGGATCCGGCGCGTTCGGGGATCGGGGCGCTGGCGGAGCTGGAATCGCTCCTCGGCGGACTGCCCGAGGAGACCGACCCGGGCAGGATCGTCCGGCTCGGGACCGCCTCCCTCTACGCCGACCGGCTGGGGGACGTCCGTGAGGCCTCCTGGAAGGTGGTCCTCCAGGGGCGGGACGGCGGCCCGGTCCGCAGGCACCTCGGCGCCCTGATGCACCTCTGCCTCGACGACTACCTGACCGGCAGGTGGGACGAGTGCGTGGAACTGGCGGAGGAGGGGATCCAGTTGTGCGAGGACTCCGGGTACGCGTTCTTCACCTGGTACTTCTGGTACTGCCGGGCGGTCGTCGCCGGACCCCGCGGGGACAGCGGCACGGCGGACCCGCTCACCGAACGCATCGTCAGGTGGGCGACACCCCGGGGCGTCGGCGCCGCCCTGCACTACGCCCGGCAGGTGCGTACCGTGGTCGATCTCGGACGGGGCGACTTCGAGAGCGCGTACCGCAACGCCACGGCCATCAGCCCGGCGGGGACCTTCGCCTCGCACGTACCGCACGCCCTGTGGGTGGCGATGGACCTGGTCGAGGCCGCGGTACGCACGGGCCGCCACCCGGAGGCGGCCGCCCATGTGGCCGCGATGCGGGAGGCGGACCTCGCGGCCCTCTCCCCCCGGCTCGCGCTGCTGGCCGGCGGCGCGGAGGCGCTGTGCGCCGCAGACCACGCGGAGGCGGCACGGCTCTTCGAGCGGGCGCTGGCGCTGCCGGGCGTCGAACGCCTGCCGTTCGACCGGGCCCGGGTGCGGCTGGCCTACGGCGAGAGGCTCAGGCGGGCCCGCGCGACCACGGAGGCCAGGGGGCCGCTGAGCGAGGCGTACGAGACCTTCACCCTGCTCGGCGCCCGCCCGTGGGCGGAGCGCGCGTCGAAGGAACTGCGCGCCACCGGATGGGCCGCGCCGGGAACGGCCGTGGACGGCAAGGCGCTCACCCCGCAGGAGCGGGAGATAGCGCATCTGGCGGCGTCCGGCCTGAGCAACAAGCAGATCGCGGAAAGGCTCTACCTCTCGCACCGGACCGTCGGCGCGCACCTCTACCAGATCTTCCCGAAGCTCGGGATCGGCTCCCGGGCGGCGCTGCGCGACGCACTCGCGGCTCTGGAGGAATGA
- a CDS encoding NtaA/DmoA family FMN-dependent monooxygenase (This protein belongs to a clade of FMN-dependent monooxygenases, within a broader family of flavin-dependent oxidoreductases, the luciferase-like monooxygenase (LMM) family, some of whose members use coenzyme F420 rather than FMN.) — protein sequence MSAKRPRTLRTVTGAGGTSETYDLALDPTRSTLDTAVRVAKLAEAARIDALFTADLLSFGAQGAIGSQEPLVFVSALSQVTSRIGLIATVSTTFHHPYNLARLFGTLDHVSNGRAAWNLVTSSVGEENFGPGGLPGPEDRYARAEEALEVVNALWDSWETGALTAGADGTAVLDRDRVRPIGHSGRFFTVAGPLNIPPLPQRRPVQMQAGQSAAGTALGARYAEIVFTSLPTLDVAVDFTRRIREQARRWGRPDGLPLIFSSLHATYGATEEEARRLVRERRESIDFDRGRAQVADMLGGGIDLSGVPLDAKLPESLLPDLGSVNRRRGRVEIFAGYARQGYTLRELVVAAQDTGHWAVAGTPEQLADAVEERFRAGVLDVVTLGGLADPREHDFVVNGLLHELRKRKIVAPDYTGTTLRENLGLPDLPARESAPARV from the coding sequence GTGAGCGCGAAGCGGCCCAGAACGCTGAGAACCGTCACCGGAGCCGGTGGTACGTCGGAGACGTACGACCTGGCGCTCGACCCGACCCGGTCTACCCTGGACACCGCCGTGCGCGTGGCGAAGCTCGCGGAGGCCGCCCGGATCGACGCGCTGTTCACCGCCGACCTGCTGAGCTTCGGCGCCCAGGGCGCGATCGGCTCCCAGGAGCCGCTGGTCTTCGTCTCGGCGCTGAGCCAGGTGACCTCGCGGATCGGCCTGATCGCCACCGTCTCGACCACGTTCCACCACCCGTACAACCTGGCCCGGTTGTTCGGAACCCTCGACCACGTCAGCAACGGGCGGGCCGCCTGGAACCTGGTGACCTCCTCCGTCGGCGAGGAGAACTTCGGGCCCGGCGGCCTGCCCGGCCCGGAGGACCGCTACGCCCGCGCCGAGGAGGCGTTGGAGGTGGTCAACGCGCTGTGGGACAGCTGGGAGACCGGCGCGCTGACCGCGGGGGCCGACGGCACGGCGGTGCTGGACCGCGACCGGGTGCGCCCGATCGGCCACTCCGGCCGGTTCTTCACCGTGGCCGGCCCGCTGAACATCCCGCCGCTGCCGCAGCGCCGCCCGGTCCAGATGCAGGCGGGGCAGTCCGCCGCCGGTACGGCGCTGGGCGCCCGGTACGCCGAGATCGTCTTCACCTCCCTCCCCACCCTGGACGTCGCGGTGGACTTCACCCGGAGGATCCGCGAGCAGGCGCGGCGGTGGGGGCGCCCCGACGGGCTGCCGCTGATCTTCAGCTCGCTCCACGCCACCTACGGCGCCACCGAGGAGGAGGCGCGGCGGCTCGTACGGGAGCGTCGGGAGTCGATCGACTTCGACCGCGGCCGGGCCCAGGTGGCCGACATGCTCGGCGGCGGGATCGACCTGTCCGGGGTCCCGCTCGACGCGAAGCTGCCGGAGAGCCTGTTGCCGGACCTCGGCTCGGTGAACCGGCGTCGCGGACGGGTCGAGATCTTCGCCGGGTACGCCCGCCAGGGCTACACCCTCCGGGAGCTGGTCGTCGCGGCCCAGGACACCGGGCACTGGGCGGTCGCCGGTACGCCCGAGCAGCTCGCCGACGCCGTCGAGGAGCGGTTCCGGGCGGGGGTGCTGGACGTGGTCACGCTGGGCGGCCTCGCGGACCCGCGGGAGCACGACTTCGTCGTCAACGGCCTGCTGCACGAACTGCGCAAGCGGAAGATCGTCGCCCCCGACTACACGGGCACCACGCTGCGGGAGAACCTCGGACTCCCCGACCTCCCGGCGCGTGAGAGCGCGCCGGCGCGGGTCTGA
- a CDS encoding GNAT family N-acetyltransferase — protein sequence MSTSVHPSPSHPLPEPGDGRESGGGSVPAPHILDNPAWASLDGPHARFAERVGRAARYPTDVSPFTALADSTDPRAWDDLVSLVGPDALAPVSGATHLPDGWEAVRRGQGVQLVDTSLRAEPDAEAVRLTRADVPEILDLIARTEPGPFLPRTIELGTYLGIRREGRLVAMAGERLHPPGWREISAVCTDAAYRGQGLATRLVRAVAAGIRERGETPFMHAAAANTGAIRLYESIGFTLRRRSAFLLVRTPPGPPKPSAVPNPRPPQAG from the coding sequence ATGTCCACCAGCGTCCACCCCTCCCCGAGCCACCCGCTTCCCGAACCCGGCGACGGGCGGGAGTCCGGCGGCGGGAGCGTCCCGGCACCGCACATCCTCGACAACCCCGCCTGGGCGTCGCTCGACGGCCCGCACGCCCGCTTCGCCGAGCGGGTGGGCCGCGCCGCCCGTTACCCCACCGACGTCTCCCCGTTCACCGCCCTCGCCGATTCGACCGACCCCCGTGCCTGGGACGACCTCGTCTCCCTGGTCGGGCCGGACGCCCTCGCCCCGGTCAGCGGCGCGACGCACCTTCCCGACGGGTGGGAGGCCGTACGGCGCGGACAGGGCGTGCAGTTGGTCGACACCTCCCTGCGCGCCGAGCCCGACGCCGAGGCGGTCCGCCTGACGCGGGCCGACGTACCCGAGATCCTGGACCTGATCGCCCGTACCGAACCGGGTCCCTTCCTGCCGCGCACCATCGAACTCGGCACCTATCTCGGCATCCGGCGCGAGGGCCGGCTCGTCGCGATGGCCGGCGAGCGGCTCCACCCGCCGGGGTGGCGGGAGATCAGCGCGGTCTGCACGGACGCCGCGTACCGGGGCCAGGGCCTGGCCACGCGGCTGGTCCGGGCCGTCGCGGCGGGCATCCGCGAGCGGGGCGAGACCCCGTTCATGCACGCGGCGGCCGCCAACACCGGGGCGATCCGGCTGTACGAGTCGATCGGCTTCACCCTGCGCCGCCGCTCGGCGTTCCTCCTGGTCCGCACTCCCCCGGGCCCCCCGAAGCCGTCGGCGGTTCCGAACCCACGCCCCCCGCAGGCGGGTTGA